The Oncorhynchus nerka isolate Pitt River linkage group LG24, Oner_Uvic_2.0, whole genome shotgun sequence genome has a window encoding:
- the fam20b gene encoding glycosaminoglycan xylosylkinase isoform X2 — protein MKLKQRVVVLVAVLLLLGLAKLFLLDGGEGSAASRRDLRAFRKMEAGLSLSRGARLTHTLQSAWEVAGQWVGPREVYPEETPELAAVLTALGTARVERADVGYKGTQLKALLVLDGGQKVVFKPKRYSRDYMVEGEPYAGYDRHNAEVAAFHLDRILGFRRAPLVVGRFVNLRTEIKPVATDQLLSTFLMQGNNSCFYGKCYYCRESEPACAEGENMEGSLTLWLPDVWPLQKHRHPWGRTYREGKLARWEYDESYCDAVKKMPPYDAGPRLLDVIDTSIFDYLIGNADRHHYESFQDDGGASMLILLDNAKSANNPQRLGLVPPVPLPTKQEFLKKHHHGVA, from the exons ATGAAGTTGAAGCAGCGTGTGGTTGTACTGGTTGCTGTGCTACTCCTGTTGGGGCTTGCCAAACTTTTTCTGCTGGACGGAGGAGAGGGGTCCGCAGCCAGCCGACGAGACCTCAGAGCCTTCCGCAAG ATGGAGgcaggcctgtctctctcccgcGGTGCCCGTTTAACACACACTCTCCAGTCTGCATGGGAGGTGGCAGGCCAGTGGGTGGGCCCAAGGGAGGTGTACCCTGAGGAGACCCCCGAGCTGGCAGCCGTCCTCACCGCGCTGGGCACTGCCAGGGTGGAGCGAGCAGACGTGGGCTACAAGGGCACCCAGCTCAAAGCTCTACTAGTACTGGACGGGGGGCAGAAAGTGGTCTTTAAACCCAAGAG GTATAGTAGAGACTATATGGTAGAAGGAGAGCCATATGCAGGTTATGACAGACACAATGCAGAGGTGGCAGCTTTTCACCTGGACAG GATCCTGGGCTTCAGGAGAGCACCCCTAGTGGTAGGGAGGTTTGTCAACCTGAGGACTGAGATCAAACCTGTCGCCACCGACCAGCTACTCAGTACCTTTCTAATGCAGG gtaatAATAGTTGTTTCTATGGGAAGTGTTACTACTGTAGAGAGAGTGAGCCTGCATGTGCGGAGGGAGAGAACATGGAGGGATCGTTAACTCTCTGGCTGCCAGATGTCTGGCCGCTCCAGAAACATAGACACCCCTGGGGACGCACTTACAGGGAGGGCAAACTGGCCAG gtgggagTATGATGAGAGCTACTGTGATGCGGTAAAGAAGATGCCTCCGTACGACGCTGGTCCCAGACTGCTGGACGTCATCGACACGTCCATCTTTGATTACCTCATCGGCAACGCAGACCGACATCATTATGAGAGTTTCCAAGACGATGGAGGAGCCAGCATGCTCATTCTGCTGGATAACGCAAAGAG
- the fam20b gene encoding glycosaminoglycan xylosylkinase isoform X3: MKLKQRVVVLVAVLLLLGLAKLFLLDGGEGSAASRRDLRAFRKMEAGLSLSRGARLTHTLQSAWEVAGQWVGPREVYPEETPELAAVLTALGTARVERADVGYKGTQLKALLVLDGGQKVVFKPKRYSRDYMVEGEPYAGYDRHNAEVAAFHLDRILGFRRAPLVVGRFVNLRTEIKPVATDQLLSTFLMQGNNSCFYGKCYYCRESEPACAEGENMEGSLTLWLPDVWPLQKHRHPWGRTYREGKLARWEYDESYCDAVKKMPPYDAGPRLLDVIDTSIFDYLIGNADRHHYESFQDDGGASMLILLDNAKSDVTVHQTHDLVRIVVTVRYSEN; the protein is encoded by the exons ATGAAGTTGAAGCAGCGTGTGGTTGTACTGGTTGCTGTGCTACTCCTGTTGGGGCTTGCCAAACTTTTTCTGCTGGACGGAGGAGAGGGGTCCGCAGCCAGCCGACGAGACCTCAGAGCCTTCCGCAAG ATGGAGgcaggcctgtctctctcccgcGGTGCCCGTTTAACACACACTCTCCAGTCTGCATGGGAGGTGGCAGGCCAGTGGGTGGGCCCAAGGGAGGTGTACCCTGAGGAGACCCCCGAGCTGGCAGCCGTCCTCACCGCGCTGGGCACTGCCAGGGTGGAGCGAGCAGACGTGGGCTACAAGGGCACCCAGCTCAAAGCTCTACTAGTACTGGACGGGGGGCAGAAAGTGGTCTTTAAACCCAAGAG GTATAGTAGAGACTATATGGTAGAAGGAGAGCCATATGCAGGTTATGACAGACACAATGCAGAGGTGGCAGCTTTTCACCTGGACAG GATCCTGGGCTTCAGGAGAGCACCCCTAGTGGTAGGGAGGTTTGTCAACCTGAGGACTGAGATCAAACCTGTCGCCACCGACCAGCTACTCAGTACCTTTCTAATGCAGG gtaatAATAGTTGTTTCTATGGGAAGTGTTACTACTGTAGAGAGAGTGAGCCTGCATGTGCGGAGGGAGAGAACATGGAGGGATCGTTAACTCTCTGGCTGCCAGATGTCTGGCCGCTCCAGAAACATAGACACCCCTGGGGACGCACTTACAGGGAGGGCAAACTGGCCAG gtgggagTATGATGAGAGCTACTGTGATGCGGTAAAGAAGATGCCTCCGTACGACGCTGGTCCCAGACTGCTGGACGTCATCGACACGTCCATCTTTGATTACCTCATCGGCAACGCAGACCGACATCATTATGAGAGTTTCCAAGACGATGGAGGAGCCAGCATGCTCATTCTGCTGGATAACGCAAAGAG CGATGTAACGGTTCACCAAACCCATGATTTGGTACGTATTGTGGTTACGGTTCGGTACAGCGAAAATTAA